The following is a genomic window from Nitrososphaerales archaeon.
TTACAAAAAGAGATGTGGCTTCAGACATTCACAAAAAAAGAGCAAGGAAGGAAAAGTGTGGATGTATAAGAGGGTATTTCAAGTGGATAATGTACAGTTATCAAGATACTGCCAGTAAGGTAAATCATTATTGTAGCTGGTTATTTCATTTTCCAGTTAAACAAACAGTAGATAGGAATGTGCTCCCAATTTCACATCAGTCGCCCTAAGTAACACCTGCCTTGTGTAACGCATAATCCTCGTCCTAGCGGTCATGGATTTGACAACGAGCATGTGAAAGACTCCCTTCATCAGCTGGATGTGGATTATCGGCTTCGTCAGAACTACAGCAGCTATCCTGTCAGCAAGTATGAGGTTTGCAAGGAGCCATGCATTGTACATGAGCAGCGGGTAGTAGAAGTACATCAAGCGGAGTGTGTGGTTCCTGCTAGTGATCCTTGGCCGAAACTGCTGCAGTCCGACATACCCTGTCTCTATGCCCCATCGCTTGCGGTACTCATCTGGTAGCCTGTGCACATTCAAAAGAATCCTACCCCGGGAGATGTTTGTTGCAAACGCAAGATACCTGTAGCATACATTGCCTTCATTCTCAGACCCTGCTTTTGGCAGCATTACAAGCGTGAACGACACCTTCCCGGTACCGGACTTCAAGGTGTACCTTGAAATGTACTCCCGTTTCCCTGAAGCGTACTCCAATATGGCCTTCTTGATGGCGGCCGTCTTTTTGCATGCCATCAGGAATGTCTGCCGCAGCTTCTTTAGCCGAGACACCACCGGAACACTGAAGACCTCCCTGTCCATCAGGAGCAGGCCCAGCTTTATTCCGTGATTTCTCGACCTTTGACAAGCTTTACCAAGGACAGAAATTTCAGGATCTGCACTATTTGTGGACAGCTGCTTGGCCTAGAGAAAAAGACGCTGAATTCAAAACTTGTTGATGATCTGGATTATACAGATAGGCCCTGCCCATGCTGTTTGGTAAAGCATACAGTGGTCAAAGAAAATGTATTTCGAGTAGTATCGAGACATCTACTTGGTACCGGAAGAGAAATTACTCCACCACGATTTCCGTCGCTGGCGGCTGTTTCCTCTCTTCCATTTAGACGAAAATATGCAGAAATAGCTATGAAGGTTCCTTCGTTTGCTCCACAAGTTTCAATTGAAAATATTCGAGGTAAAACGATATACGCAGCTGAGGATGATCTAATGAAGAAATTTGAGAACCTACCTATGATTCATGCCTTTCTCCTTGCCGAACCGGAAGAGGTCATCTACAAAGAGAATAGGAAATTCTTGGCAGAAAATGCGGGTTTTTCTCCAAATACGTACTACGCTTTTCTGAAAGCAGATGGCGATGATATGGGAAAAGTAGTTCGCGGCGAACTAGCAGGGATCGAAGCCTTTAAAACTAATGGATTTAATGTTTCTAAATACTTTGCACAGCTTACCCCTAATCAAGAGTTAGAAAAAGTGATAAACGGTTTAGAACTAGACGATTCGATTCCAGCTTCGATTACATTTCATGCCACAATAAGCCGGGCCCTGATGACGTTTTCTTTAAAAGCTGTGGAAGTGGTAGAACGCAATGATGGATTCGTACTTTATGCTGGAGGTGATGACATCATATGTGTTTTGCCTGCCGAGAATGCTCTGAAAGCTGCGATTGAGATTAGAAGAGAATACAGAGGCGACAGTGGATTCGATGGGTTCTATACATTGAGTGACAGACCAGCAATTCTTTCACTAGGAGAACTGGGTCAAACACTCTCTTTGGTATACTCACATTACAAATATCCATTGTCCTACGCTATAAGCAAACTAAACCGTGAAGAAGAAAATGCGAAAAATAAGGAATGGGATTCGGTACCGAAGAATAATATTGCAATCACCTATCTGGCAAGAGGATCGCATGATATCACCACATATCTGCCCCTTGAACGTAAAGAGCTAGTTCTAGGTTATGTGTGCAAAGAGATGGATAACCTGCTACGGGAAATAGAGAATGCCACGTATTCTGTATCACTCATCAAAGATTTTCTCGATTGGAGAGAAAGAATCGATGCTGCTGACCGAGATACAGCAAATAAGCTTGTTGAATATGTATTATCACGCAATATTTCATCGGAAAGTAACAAGCCCGATTACAAGCAGTTAGCACATAGGATCTCAAAGCTCATCAA
Proteins encoded in this region:
- the cas10 gene encoding type III-B CRISPR-associated protein Cas10/Cmr2; protein product: MTSFTKDRNFRICTICGQLLGLEKKTLNSKLVDDLDYTDRPCPCCLVKHTVVKENVFRVVSRHLLGTGREITPPRFPSLAAVSSLPFRRKYAEIAMKVPSFAPQVSIENIRGKTIYAAEDDLMKKFENLPMIHAFLLAEPEEVIYKENRKFLAENAGFSPNTYYAFLKADGDDMGKVVRGELAGIEAFKTNGFNVSKYFAQLTPNQELEKVINGLELDDSIPASITFHATISRALMTFSLKAVEVVERNDGFVLYAGGDDIICVLPAENALKAAIEIRREYRGDSGFDGFYTLSDRPAILSLGELGQTLSLVYSHYKYPLSYAISKLNREEENAKNKEWDSVPKNNIAITYLARGSHDITTYLPLERKELVLGYVCKEMDNLLREIENATYSVSLIKDFLDWRERIDAADRDTANKLVEYVLSRNISSESNKPDYKQLAHRISKLIKISGESKDGKSMIEEFFTALKCSHSAMREIQ